The DNA segment ACCTACACCACCCAGCTCACCGTCCTGACCATGCTCACCATCGAGCTCGCGAGGGTTCTCGGAACGGCGGATGAGGCGTACCTCTCCTCCCTGGAGGACGGCCTTCAGAGGGTTCCCGACCTCGTGGAGAGCGTCCTTAAGCACGACGCTGCCCTCAGGGAACTCGCCGAGAGTCTCGCGGATAGGAGGGACTTCTTCTACATTGGAAGGGGCATAAACGTGCCAACCGCCCTCGAAGGGGCTCTCAAGCTCAAGGAGATAAGCTACATCCACGCCGAAGGTCTCAGTGCGGGCGAGCTGAAGCACGGCCCGCTGGCCCTCCTCGAAGAGGGCGTCCCGGTCGTCGCGGTGGCCCCGAGCGGGAAGACCTTCGACAAGATGGTGGGCAACGTGGAGGAGTCAAGGGCGAGGGGAGCGTTCATAATCGGCCTGGGGGACAGGGAGGAGCTGAGGCGCGTCTCCAGCGCCTTTATCGAGATGCCCGGTATCGACGAACTGCTAACCCCCATCGTATACATCATACCGCTCCAGCTCATCGCATATCACCTGGCGGTTTTGAGGGGCAACGACCCCGACAAGCCGAGAAACCTGGCAAAGTCCGTTACCGTTGAATGAGGTGATCCGGATGGTGAAAACAGAAATTAAGGAGAAGCGGAAGAAGAAAGGGGAAAACACTCCCCTCCCCGGATACTATCAAAAGTTCAAAAGTTACGGCCTTCCGCTGATAGCACTCCTGCTCGCGTATCTGGGCTTCAAACTGAGGAACATAACCTCCAACTACAAGACCTTCCTTGACCCAGATACGTTCTTTCACTACGAGATGTACAGGCAGGCTATAACTGAGTGGATTCCCCAGTATTTCGCCTACGCCGACCCGCCGGCGGGAGTAAAAGCAGGCGGCTACCTCGGTCTCTACACAGTCCAGGCAATATTTTACAAAATCGTATCCATATTCGGCTACGACCAGCTGGGAGCGTTCAAGCTCTGGCCGCCCTTCGTCGGAGCGATGACCATCGTGGCAGTGTACCTCCTTGGAAGGAAGCTCCACTCCAACTGGGCGGGCCTCTGGGCGGCGGCCTTCATGATGTTCTCCTACGCCAACTTCAGCAAGACTTACTCCGGCAACAACCGCGGTGAAGGACCGTTCATGATGTTCTTCCTCTATGCGGTATTCTTCCTGCTGGTCTACCTCGACGAGAGGAAGTGGAACCCGAAGAAAATCCTCTCAGGTGTCCTGTTCCTGCTGACGAGCGTTCTCTACATGGCGGTCTGGACCGGAAGCCAGTTCGGTGTCGGAATTCTGCTCCTCTTCGCAGGGCTTACCGTGGTGGTATTCTTCACCTTCGGAATGATGGATGTCCTCAGGAGGTTCGTCAGGGACTTTTTCCCACTCTTTGGGCTCTCTCTTGTTATTGGACTAGTGTTCTCGTACACCAGGCTAGTGGGCATCAGAAGCTTCCTCGTGTTTGCTATTGAGGGCCTTGTAGCCCTGAGCGCTCTTGTCGCAATAATGATCTACGGCGAGCGGGTAGGCCTCAACTACTCTGACAA comes from the Thermococcus celericrescens genome and includes:
- a CDS encoding SIS domain-containing protein; this encodes TYTTQLTVLTMLTIELARVLGTADEAYLSSLEDGLQRVPDLVESVLKHDAALRELAESLADRRDFFYIGRGINVPTALEGALKLKEISYIHAEGLSAGELKHGPLALLEEGVPVVAVAPSGKTFDKMVGNVEESRARGAFIIGLGDREELRRVSSAFIEMPGIDELLTPIVYIIPLQLIAYHLAVLRGNDPDKPRNLAKSVTVE